The genomic segment CATTTTCGTTCGTACCAGCAACGAGCCATCCTGCATGGTCTCTATCGCTTCTGGCCCAAACATATCCCGCACCCTTACATGTACACGCGGCGCAAATTCGAGGACAAGAGAAATGCGCTCTGCTGTATCCCATTCTTCGAGCCATTCCAGTTTATCAACATGATATGGGCGAGGCGAAAACTCTTCTGTCAGCACAGACATGTCTGCAATCCGTGACAAGCGAAACAGACGATCCTCCTGGCGCTGTAAACAATAGCCATACACGTACCACACATACCCCTTGATAATCAGTGTTATGGGCTCAATGGTGCGTTCTGTCGCTTCGCCTTGTATTTTCGTGTAGGTGATCCGTACACGAAGTCTTTTCTCGATGGCTTCTCGCAGCTTATTTACCTTTTCGGCGATTGCCGGTGTACTGCCCCATGGATTGAAGTCATAAACAACAGGATGTGCACTTCCTTGCAAAGAGGATGGTGCAGTGGTGAGCAACGCTTTTATTTTTTCCAGAAGCTGTCCGATTTGCTTATCGTCTGTGGAGGAATGAACCCCTTTTAGCGCAGCAATAACCGCGACCAGCTCGTCCAAGGATAAGTATTGCCGATCGATCGTAAAATTCTCCATGATCTCGTATCCGCCGCTTGCCCCAGGGTACGCTACGATCGGAATTCCGGCTGCGTTAATGGTTTCCAAATCCCGATAGACTGTACGCAGGGAGACTTCGAAGTGGTCGGAAAGTTCACGAGCGCTCACACGGCGCTTATTCAAAAGCATGATGACAATAGCGAGTAGCCGTTCTACCTTCATGATCTCTCCACCTTTCTGATGGAAGTTAGAAAGACCTAAGAGGTCCTTCTGGTTTGAGTCAACATGGTGGAGGAGAAAAAAAAGCACAGTTCTCTTCGACTCTGACACGCCAACAGGGGTGATTGACTGTCCGTCTCCACTCCCAAAAGGGGACCGTCGATCCAAAGCCACCCTACGGGCGGAAGTTTCTCAAGGATGAAGTGTTCGACAACCGGGTCCCCTTTTGGAAGTTCCGACTGGGTGGGCGTTGTCAAGGTCTACGAGCCCTGTGCTTTTTCTTCTCACCAGCTTTGTTGGTTCATCGATACATTTAAAAACTAAAAGAGATCATCCGTAAAAACGGAAGGTGATCTCCAAAAAGTACAATCCTTTAACGTGATTGTTATACTTTCAGGTAATGCAAAAAAGAGAACCTGCAGCCTAAACTGGCTGCACATTCCCTTTTTGCCTTGCTTCAATCGAAGCTATACGCCCATACGTCTGCGTTGATTGTTTGGTTTTTTGGTGAGCTGGCTTTTCATCGTTTGGTTTTTTGCCTTTTGATTCAGTGGGTTATTAGCCTGTGCTTGCGCTTGTTTTTTCTCCGCCAATTTGCGCTTCATCGCCTCTTGCAGGCTGATCTTCCCAGGCTTTTGCTCAGTGGTTTCTTTTTCGTTTTGGTTTGGCTCCGTCATGCGTAGCAACTCCTCATAGAAATTGGTTATCTTCTATGTATTCTAGTGCAAGACAGGAGGAAGCGCCAGTGGGAATCTACCCGTTAATCGCCCGAAGCTGTGATAATTTTACACCACTCGCCTGGTACTTCAAAATTTCCTCCAAAAGCTCTGCAAGGTAAGCACCTGCCTCGATCGGTAGCGTGCCACCCTTATGAATATTAGAAATAACCGTACGATCCGATTCTACCGTATTCGCATCCGGTTTGTAAATCATGTAAGCACTGAGACTTTCTGCCGTCGCAAGCCCTGGTCGCTCCCCGATCAAGGAAATGACGACCTTGCAATTGACGATGGACGCGACCTGGTCCTGAATCCAGACGCGACCTTTGTGAATAAACACTGGTTTCCCGACACTGATGTTACGCATGGACAGACCCTGCATCAATGCAGGCAAGAGGTCTGGAATGGTCGCCTCACATGCGGAGGTGCTCAGCCCGTCCGAGATGACGATTTGCACGTCTTTGTTTTTATCCCCATTCTGCTCCAGCCAGCGAGCGGACTCATCCGATAGCATCCGTCCCGAGTCCAGGTTCATTAAATACTCCTCCATGCTCGTCGCTCTTGAATGGAGGACAGGGAGCTGCAGGCTCTCGATCAGCTGCGGGCTGATCGTTTTCATGACCGCATCTCGTGCTGCTGCCTGATCAATACGAAATTGGAGGTAGCTTCCCGTCTTCATTCGGGTACCCGCCCGCCCGATTCCGATTCGAGCTGGCGTTCGTTTCATCGCTAGCTCCAATGCTTCTGGATTGTTGGGGTTCTTGACTCCGCATTGCTTTTGCTCAGGAAAATGAATAACTCCTTGACCTTTTTTGGACAGCTCATCGATTACGCGCTGAACCAAGTCGTCCATATTGATCTGTTTCATATTGCTTCCCTCCCCACTCGTTAGTCAAAAATGGTTAAATCGCCTGCACGCTCTGTCAAACGACCATTTTCCATAATGCCCATTTTTTCCAACCATTTCTCGAATTCTCGGAGAGGTCGCAGTCCCAAGAGCTCGCGGTAGCTGGCGTCATCGTGGTAGCTCGTGTCCTGGTAACTGAGCATGACATCGTCCCCACCCGGAACACCCATATAAAAATTCGCCCCTGCCAAGGTCGTCAGCATCCCTGCAATCTCTTGGTCATTCTGATCCGCATACATGTGATTCGTATAAGTCGGAGCAATTCCCATCGGCAAACCATGCAGCTTGCCCATGAACAAGTCCTCCAGATCGGCACGAATCATCTGTCTGCCATCATAGAGTGTTTCTGGTCCGATAAAGCCTGAGACATTATTGACCATGAACGGCTTCCAGTGACGGCAAAAACCGTACGTACGCGCTTCCAGCGTCTGCATATCGACGCCTTCATGGGAGTCCAGCGATACTTCAGAGCCTTGGCCTGTCTCAAAATACATGACGTTTGGTCCAGACGCTGTGCCTTTTCGGAGCATCAAATCCATTGCCTCATCCAAAATCTCTTTGTTTACACCAAACGCATCATTCGCGCGTTGTGAACCTGCCAGACTTTGGAACATCAGGGAAATGGGCGCTCCGCCGCGAAGAGCCTGCATCTGTGTCGTGATATGAGCCAGTACGCAGTTTTGCGTCGGGATTTCCCACTTTTGCATGAAATCATGTGTCATTTTCAAGAGCTTGGTAACGCTTTCAACAGAGTCATTATTGGGGTTAATTCCAATGACAGCGTCGCCTGATCCATATGACAAGCCTTCCTTCATCGAAGCCAAAATGCCATCGGGATCATCGATTGGGTGATTCGGCTGACAGCGGAACGCCAGTCTTCCCGGCTCGCCAATCAATGTGTTGCAATAGGCTTGATGCTTCATTTTTTGCGAAGCCATGACTAGGTCGATGCTGGACATCAGCTTGGCAGTAGCGGAAATCATCTCGCTTGTGAGTCCACGGCTAATTCTTGTCAGCTCAGGCATTCCTGTGGAAAACGACAAGATGTACTCCCGTAGCTCCCCTACTGTCCAATTTTTAATCTCATTGTAAATGGAGAGATTGATATCATCATAAATGATCCGTGTCACTTCGTCTTTTTCGTACGGAATGACTGGATTTTCATATATATCACGAAGTTGCATTTCGCTTAATACGACTTTGGCCGCCATCCGCTCCAGTGCGGAATTGGCTGCTAGTTTACTCATGTGATCGCCAGACTTTTCTTCACTCGCTTTTGCCAATACATCACGAACCGAAGTAAACTGGTAATGCTGTTTACGTACAACGCAAGCCAATTTCATCTCTAGCCTCACTCACTTTCTTTTCAACTTTCCTGACCTCTATCTCATGGAACGAAAAAAAGCGCTTCGAAACATAAGACGAAATGCTCGCCTTGATCCAAGCGCCGTTGCTCTTCGTACGATTCACTTTTTTGCGTTCATTGTTTGCTCGTAAGCACGAACTCCACTGCCGGTAGCAGTTCTTCCTCCATGACGGGTTTGACCAGATAGGCACATATCCCTTTTGCTTTGGCTTGCATGACCATGTCCTTTTGACTGTAAGCAGTCAAAAGAAGGATAGCCGCATCCGAATGCTCTCGGATAATCCCAGTCGCTGTCAAACCGTCCATAATTGGCATTTTGACATCCATAATAATGAGATGAGGATTCCACATTTGCGTCAATCGAACGGCCTCTTTGCCGTTTTTTCCTTCAGCTACGACGTTATATCCCTGCTCTTGCAACATCTCGACCAGGTCCATGCGTGTTATGGGGTCGTCGTCTATGATGATGACTCGATAATGCTGACGCAATACTCCACCTCC from the Brevibacillus brevis genome contains:
- a CDS encoding helix-turn-helix transcriptional regulator, whose protein sequence is MKVERLLAIVIMLLNKRRVSARELSDHFEVSLRTVYRDLETINAAGIPIVAYPGASGGYEIMENFTIDRQYLSLDELVAVIAALKGVHSSTDDKQIGQLLEKIKALLTTAPSSLQGSAHPVVYDFNPWGSTPAIAEKVNKLREAIEKRLRVRITYTKIQGEATERTIEPITLIIKGYVWYVYGYCLQRQEDRLFRLSRIADMSVLTEEFSPRPYHVDKLEWLEEWDTAERISLVLEFAPRVHVRVRDMFGPEAIETMQDGSLLVRTKMTDDEWLNGMLLSFGDALCVHEPAHVRQRMGDTVKRMAKLYE
- the eutC gene encoding ethanolamine ammonia-lyase subunit EutC, encoding MKQINMDDLVQRVIDELSKKGQGVIHFPEQKQCGVKNPNNPEALELAMKRTPARIGIGRAGTRMKTGSYLQFRIDQAAARDAVMKTISPQLIESLQLPVLHSRATSMEEYLMNLDSGRMLSDESARWLEQNGDKNKDVQIVISDGLSTSACEATIPDLLPALMQGLSMRNISVGKPVFIHKGRVWIQDQVASIVNCKVVISLIGERPGLATAESLSAYMIYKPDANTVESDRTVISNIHKGGTLPIEAGAYLAELLEEILKYQASGVKLSQLRAING
- a CDS encoding ethanolamine ammonia-lyase subunit EutB, which gives rise to MKLACVVRKQHYQFTSVRDVLAKASEEKSGDHMSKLAANSALERMAAKVVLSEMQLRDIYENPVIPYEKDEVTRIIYDDINLSIYNEIKNWTVGELREYILSFSTGMPELTRISRGLTSEMISATAKLMSSIDLVMASQKMKHQAYCNTLIGEPGRLAFRCQPNHPIDDPDGILASMKEGLSYGSGDAVIGINPNNDSVESVTKLLKMTHDFMQKWEIPTQNCVLAHITTQMQALRGGAPISLMFQSLAGSQRANDAFGVNKEILDEAMDLMLRKGTASGPNVMYFETGQGSEVSLDSHEGVDMQTLEARTYGFCRHWKPFMVNNVSGFIGPETLYDGRQMIRADLEDLFMGKLHGLPMGIAPTYTNHMYADQNDQEIAGMLTTLAGANFYMGVPGGDDVMLSYQDTSYHDDASYRELLGLRPLREFEKWLEKMGIMENGRLTERAGDLTIFD
- a CDS encoding response regulator; its protein translation is MRQHYRVIIIDDDPITRMDLVEMLQEQGYNVVAEGKNGKEAVRLTQMWNPHLIIMDVKMPIMDGLTATGIIREHSDAAILLLTAYSQKDMVMQAKAKGICAYLVKPVMEEELLPAVEFVLTSKQ